A region of the Culex quinquefasciatus strain JHB chromosome 1, VPISU_Cqui_1.0_pri_paternal, whole genome shotgun sequence genome:
cggaggttgtacgagcagtaaaagtaaagtaagtatgttgaatcaaattaaaatcaattaggTATGTATAAAATTCTAGAAAATAGATCAAATTTGATGCTTGGCAAAGAGCAACTAACCCGTAGATTGTGTCACATGCAAGGAATCTACAAACCCAAGACCTAAGGACACCCACCAAGATTTTGCTGCAGATCGTTTATTAACACAAACTGGCACCTCCTCTAAACCGGAGAATGCGGCGGATGGTTGTGCTTCCTGTGCGTTCCCGTCAGATCCCCGTTGCTGCACATGTAGATATGGCTGCCACACCCCTTCGTAATGCACTTCAACCGAATGACGCCATCCTTGCGCAGACCACAGAACGTGTACGTGAACCCATCCACAGTTTTCCGGTTCGCTTTGATGAACCAGTTGTTGTTGGCACTTTCGAGACCGGTTCCCTTCAATGTGGTTCCCGAGTGCCGCCTGCTGGCCTCCCGCTCCGGCAGGTGCTTCTTCAGCACCAACGATATCTTGACGTCCTTTTTCTTCGGGGTCTGTGGATTTGGATCACCGCTGGCACGTCGCTTGCTCTGCCGAGGTAACTTGTGCTGGTGTTTGTTGTCGTTGATTTCAAACACTCGGTTGTCCTTCAGGAGAACCTTGGCGCGGCAGTAATCCGGTGTTCGGTGAGTGCACCAGTAAACGTTGCCGTTGCCCTGGCTGTTACTGTACCGGTACCCCTTATACACCAGGTAGAGTCGACCACGGCGGCTCTTCGTTCCGGGAACCAGCGTGAAGGCCGTAGACGATGCCCGATAGCCTTCCGTATCCGTTGAGGCGTCACAGGATGGCGTGTTGTTCCGGTCTTGGGACGATGCTTCCGACTCCTCCCTGGTATCGGAGGTGTCGGACTCGATCTCTGACTTGATCGTCACGGCATTCGATGCAACAACTGGAACTGACCGGATCGTGGTGGGTCGGCGAGCCCGCATGCAGCTGCCACTGCTGGTCACCCGGTTCGAATCGACGGCGGACATTTCAGCTTGATCTTGTAGTGCTGGTTTCGAAACCTCAATGGAATGCTTCAACGCTGAAACAAAAGTTTTCACTATTAATCACTGCAGATCATCACCACGAACGCACAATCTACTCACGATCACCAACTTCCTCGCCACAACCCCGGAAACCCTCCTCGAGCTGTTCCGTTTCAATGGTCAACAGGGACGCACAACTGTCCGGCCTCGCCGCTGGCGGCATCAGCAGCTCCTCCGCCACGTGTTCACCACCGGCGTCCATCTTTAGCCACCGCTCGTTGGCCCCGCACAGCTGTTTGAACCGGAACAGTTCCTCCGTCAGGCCGACGCACTTGGCGCAGATCGAAGCGTTGCTGTCGGCGCCGAAGCTCACCCCGATGCCGGTGCAGTACTCGATCTTGCGCACCAGCAACCGGTTCGGGGCGCCCGTCGGCGGGAAGATACGGTGCAGCTCGTGGACCTGCGAGAAGCACAGCCGGCAGAAGGCGCCGTTGGAGCGGGCGAGTTCGCTGGCCACGGGAGGTGATGGTTAGAATCGGTGCTTTCTTCAAAATAATCTAGTTTACCTCTGGGATGAATCGTCCATTGCGATCGGCGCTGCTTGTCTGGCACATAAGACCCGGTTTTGTGAACTGATCGTCAGCAGTCTGAGTGGCGCACAGAtccattttcaacaaattttcgcATGCGTTGCACATTTTCCGATATGTCGCTGATTGTATAAAAGTTATTGCTTCGTATAACGTTGTATATAACGAGACGCTTCTCCAGGTAGgttcaaaatagttttgaatgaaaaagttaAAGTTATTTGCCTATATTGGCGTAAACTACTGCTAACCTAAGTCAGTAAGACAGAATTGAAGATCGCGAAAGTCGAACATTCTCCGTTAAATTCAGTGTTGTAATCCAACTTTGATTTGAATGAAGACCAAAGGGATTTCTTTCACTtttactgtttaaaaaaaagttacgtaGAAACATTTATATTAACCGCTCTCCTCACTCGTCGGACAATTGACCATCCTCGCACTGTTCGGTCTCTTCTTTTTACCGCCAATGGTGTGCAGATGATCGTGCACCGTTTCGCCCAGCACCGCCACCGATTCGTCCAACAGCTGGTAGATCATCGCTTGGCACGCCTTCGAAACCGTGCACCGCCACACCGTCCAACCGTTCGTTTTCTTGTAGTAAAAGCGATACCGATCACCTTCGTACATCAGCACGTCCcgcttgttgttgttcttgaCGATCTTGTAGTTGAACGATCCCACCGGATTCGGGAACTCCAACTCGATGTTGGCCGAAACGTCACTCAAACTGGCCCTGCTGGCGTTGCTGCTCGTCGTTGGCGTCGACTCCGCAATTTTGAACCGTGGCAGGATTTTCTCCAGCGTGTGCTCGCTGTTGGACATCTTGAAGAGCTTCCCATCGGCGGTCATGTAGATCGAAACGGTGCAGCGCCGGTGCGCGCCGCACTTCCAGATGCGACAGCCGTCCTTGCGGCTGTGCGAGTACGTGTAGCGATCCCCGCCGTACAGCAGCACGTCTCCGCCCATTCGACTGCGCACGATTTCGTACGGATCCTCGAGGTAGACCTCTTCTTCCATTCGAAACGCGTGCACGATAACCGCTTTGAGTGCCTTTTTCGTAAGTTGTTCCGGCGGATGGTTGTGCGATCGCAAGATGTGACCGAGAACCTGGCCGTTGGCTTTGGTTCCGATCGTTGCACCGCACTGCAGAGACTTCCGGTGGTAGCAGGCCCACGAGATCGAGTCACACTTAGGTCGGGACGACAGCAGCAGATAGGCGTAATCCTCAAACATCAGAATCTTCTTCGTTCGCTTTTTCTTCTGCTTCACCGATCCTCCCTGTCCCGACTGTTGATCTCTCTCCGACTCTTCGTACTCCTCACTGTTTGCACCGTCCGCCATATGACCAAGACTGAACTCGAGCAACGCCCGATCCTCATCCGCCGTCGTGTACTCTTCCTTCACGATCGCCGACGACTGCTGCTCGCCGTCTTCGTCCTCGAACTCGGCTTCGTCGACGTACTCGGCGCTAAAACTATCCAGCGGATCCTCGACGAAAGCCTTGATCACCAGCGGAGTGCTGCTGCTCTGCAAGTGGGCTTGCCTCTTTGGCGGTGACCCCGGCGCCGTTTGTTCCGTGCACGAATCGTTGCGGGTTCTCTTTCGCTCCAGCCGTCTGCCGTTGATCCGCTTGTCGTTGCGCAGACACTGCATCCGGTAGTCGCAAAAGTCGTCCATCCGTTCGACGCACCGGTCGCAAACCTTGGCCGGGTGGTCATCGTCGAACGTCaactgaaatgtttgttttaataTTCATTGGTTTGTAATCAGATCAACAGTATCTTCCGGGAAACCCCGAAATGAACCTTCAAAGTGGTGCACTCCAGTATCTTCCAGAGTATCTCCCGGTCAGGTCTACCGTCCTCCGGGAACAGCCGTCGCATCGACCCGTTGACCTCTTCATCGCCGAAACATAACCGGCAGAACTGGTCACCGGGGTCTGCGCCACAGGCGGAGCTGCAGAAAAGGGTCAACAAATTTGTAGATTGGGGTTATTCATCCAAACGGTCGCAACTAAATGTTACCCAAAGTCGCTGTCCATCAGAAGATGTTTTCGACAATTTTTGCagtttaaaaacttattttcaacaaaaatttcgttcaaaactaaacactattttgacattgcactttttttttgtttttgtttgcgcgCGGTGTAGAGCGGTGTTGTGAAGAACGGTGTAAAACCGAACCCGTTTTTCTTTCTCTCACTCTCTCATTTTCTCCTGCGAGAGAGAAACCGGCAAATGTATTGTCGATTGCAAGATGAAACTAAAACGGCTTCATTTGCTCGCGTCTATAACGGACCGCATGGAATAAACGAATTAGCTGATAGTTGCTTCCTTGACTTGATGTAAAGTCCACACTAACAAGTTGCCGtacccaataaaacaacaaactacaaattagcatagcatagcattggtgtctacacTGAAAGAAATCAACATAGTAAAATCAAATGCTTTTTCACGTGAGCTACTCCAAAAAGCAACACGATAATTTCACATGCTTTTTCCTTGACTCTCACATGCTTTTAATGTGAGATGAATGTGGAAATCACTCAGCACCAGCTGATCGCTGACCAAAAACAAATTCATTCTCATTTCGCATGGTGTTCACGTGAGATGCAAATGAATTGCACATCGATTCGCCCCAATTGACTTATCCTTTGATTTTGAAGTGAAAGTCACGTGAGATTCAAAtgaattgaatttgatttgCCTCAATCGACATTTCCTTTGGTTTTGAAGTGAGAAGTCACGTTAGAATCATATGTTTATGTTTAGCCAGTGATTTCATAAAGTAAGATGGCGAGAAAGCAAATGCTCATTGTTTGagctctaatttaaaaaatggaaaagaaaatggaaaaattatGGTAGGTACtaatttacttttatttatAGAAAcggtaaataataaaatacatatTTCATCATTTTTCCAGGGAATACAGGGGTTCTGGGAGCAGTTGCCGCCAGTGCTGATTCCCGCGATGGCCACAAAGTACACAACCATCCTGGCGGGGTCGGAAGGAGCTGCTACTCCTATGCGGATTGATGCTTTTtaacatttacaaaaaatggcCAAGATCCGCACCGTCGTCATCGTcattaaaaatggaagaaaacaaagaagaccagtgacgtgatttttttttgttttattgtatgACATTATTGAGCTAAAGggtgtaaaaatataaatttaaaaaagcaataaatatattttatttcgaCCAAAAAATCACATGAAATCGAATGTAATTTCATTTAACAATCACAAGAACATCATTTCAATTTCAAGTGTGTCGCCACGTTAAGTTCACGAGTTTTTCTATTGAATTTACCGCGTCGCGCGATGAGAATTTTCGAAGTGATTTGcacatgacattcacatgccatgtcgtatggggcagattcacgtgtgaaacatgtgatattgctgtgcgcctttctttcagtgtagccttaaaatgggaattgaaaatggatgctcaacattcaaatgcatttttctcaaaaaggatggtgtgtacatgatgctttttgaaatgttggcatcgatttATAATACACGGTGGGAACGCTACACTGAAACcccaaccatggtagttgcttccatattgtagggttaaattgagaacacgcaccgacgtatttttgctaaaaacattccgtgcttggattgactgattaacgcagtcagtttaactatgtcgagagcggtatggtaattttaaccctcgattatggagagaatgataatgatttcgtattagctaccatgcaattttgtggaagcatggtacattttaccatatttgcgtttactttcaccaaaaagccacagttaatttaataagcagcatttttagcaaattttcttaaaactaccatggtcgggctttcagtgtaGCTCAActctggggttttttttttgaaaaggtccaataaaccaaatttccagtttttgcttgttgggtgtttttgaaaccaccttgagtcaggggtattaaaaaacgcccaaaaagcaaaaactgaaaatttggtttattggacctttaaaaaaaaaaactccagaactgttAGTCAGTCTATtggtaaaaatatcaaaaccccCGTCAATAGattaattaataataaaaataattctgtcCAACCCtagttataggaccttttaaaaaaatctagattcaAAATTTTTGGCCTTTCATGAAATCCCACCCGGTCGATCTTCACCGCTACATTTCCACTGCAACTCACAATACTTTCCGCGGACCGCGACATCTGTTTTGTTTACATCTCCAAACGCGCTCTCCGCTCTCTCCTCTCACGTATACGCTCTCCCTCTCGAGCAAAAGGACATCACACGCCGTGCGGCGCCGATCCTGCTGGTACGAGCGAGACACCTCCATCGGCGTCGCCCACCAACCAGAAAGAGACGCCAAGTCAAGATTCTGATCTACTCTGCCGCCGCGGCCTGGCCTACTACTCTGGGTGCGAGTGTATTGGTAGAGGTGCTTCTTCAAACATAAATATTTAGCACAGAGGAGAAGAAGTTCTTCGTGACGACGTGCCGCGCGCGGGTGAAAATCGCGTTAATTACGGTGAAAAAGTGATCTCCGCGAAGCGGAAGTGTGCGCCAGGGACGGTCCGGACCCGGGAGAATCCCGTGGCAGCGGAAGTGGCGCGAGGTGGTGCGGTTTTGGGCCGTTACGGGCGGGTTGAAAAGTGGGTTGGCAGGCAAGCGTTCAGGATATTGAACGCCCTGCCCTGGTTTTTCTCGCGCGAGTGCGGAGTGGAGTGTGTGCGTTTGTGTTCCTGTGCGGTAGACAAGGCGGCGCAGCAGGTCCGGGCGGTAGGGTTTGGACAAGGGAGAGGTGAAGCGGAGTTCTGCCTCTCCGTGCAATAGCTTGAACAGTGTGCGGACGCGAGTTGTCCTGGTTGTGTGTGCAGCAGTTCTTCAGAGATAGCGAAGGGTGAAAAAAGTATGGATCCGACTCGGGCCGTCGAGGCAGGTCTTGGCTGGTAGAACATTCGGACGAAGAAGACGGTGGATTACGTGTTGTAGCTCAAGCTGCTAAGTTTTGTGGGGTTGAAGAGTTATTCAACGATCGTTGCACAAAATGGATACCCAAGTGGCTGCCGCTGCGGCAGCAGCTGTCGCTGGCAAGGTCTGCCGGTTGTGCTTTGCCGGAGGTGGCACCGACGACCTGCAGCTCAGCTCCGTCCAGGGCACCAAGTCGCTGCTGAAGCGGATCTACGAGTGCACCAGCGTACAGGTAAGCGCACATCTTCCCGTACGACGCCATCCCAAATATCGATCCGACCTCGTCGTCGGATGTGAAAATCCCCTCTTCATCTTCTTCCCCTTGTTTTCTCTCTTGCCCTGCCTGCCTGCACGTTCTTGAACGCACACACGCAGATCACCGCCGGCGGTGGCGAAGGGGGAATCGATCAGAACGCCCAGCTCTGCCAGCCCTGTGTGGACCGCATCGACGACTTTTACGCGTACCGGGCGCTCTGCCGGACCAACAACGACCACATCCGGCAGCTGGTGCAGGCCCAGCCCGACCAGGTCGTCACCATCAAGCAGGAGAAGCAGCTTGACCTGGACGACGGCGGCGAAGATTCGTCAAGACATCACCCACTGACGGCAGCGAACGACGAGGTGAGTACGGCGCAGGTCCGTTTTCTATACGCGagttggtgctgctgctgctgctggactcTCGAGATGTGTTGATACAGCCATAAAGAGTACAACACGTTCAAGCGCTGTGTCATCGATTAACTCTCGACCTGCTCGGTCGTGGAGTTCAACACACAGGCTCGCTCGCCCCGTTGGCTTTATCGATCAGACCTGGGACTATCGCTTGCGAAGGCGACGACGACTCGTTGGACGACGATATTCGCGGAAGATAACTAATCGCCCAACTTTTGCGTTACgctttcaacctttttttttatttgttttttgggagggtggttCCAGCGAACGAACGAAACCAGGTGCAAGCAAGAGTGAGGGGAGAGCGCGAGATTCTGCTGTAGCAGCAGTAGAGCACAAAGAACATCGCTGCTTGTGCATCTTCCTCATCCGTGAGTTTGGATCGCTGGGTTGATACGCGGTTACATACGCGAGAGAGAGCGCGCGCGTGGAATGTGAAAATGTCGAAATTCTACGCGGGTCCAGCGAGCAGCGAATGCAGCACAGCACAGTTTTGGTTGTGATGCAATTTGTATTCAAATATCGTAAAACTGAACTCCGGCATTAGATCGAGTTTTTCGGGAAATCGGACAATGTAGAACAAGGTCGCTGATTGAGAGATTTGAGAGCATTGTTAAAATCCATAGCTAAACAAAATCCACGTTTTAACTTGCaggttgcatttttaaaataaaccgtAACTTGGCGaactgaatcttttttttttttcaattgtaaaaCGTTTGAAAGTTCACGACATATCAAGTTTGCTTTCACGAGTAAGCTGCTTTTGTAATAAATTTGCTTTGTTTAGAAAAAGGAACAATTATTGATAATCTATCCAATCCAATATTATTAGGTAGGATGATAGACTTTATAAAGAAAGTCGACCCAAACTTAAACAATACGCAAACAGGAGCGCGACGCAAGGCCCAAATTT
Encoded here:
- the LOC6047835 gene encoding uncharacterized protein LOC6047835, with the protein product MDDSSQSELARSNGAFCRLCFSQVHELHRIFPPTGAPNRLLVRKIEYCTGIGVSFGADSNASICAKCVGLTEELFRFKQLCGANERWLKMDAGGEHVAEELLMPPAARPDSCASLLTIETEQLEEGFRGCGEEVGDPLKHSIEVSKPALQDQAEMSAVDSNRVTSSGSCMRARRPTTIRSVPVVASNAVTIKSEIESDTSDTREESEASSQDRNNTPSCDASTDTEGYRASSTAFTLVPGTKSRRGRLYLVYKGYRYSNSQGNGNVYWCTHRTPDYCRAKVLLKDNRVFEINDNKHQHKLPRQSKRRASGDPNPQTPKKKDVKISLVLKKHLPEREASRRHSGTTLKGTGLESANNNWFIKANRKTVDGFTYTFCGLRKDGVIRLKCITKGCGSHIYMCSNGDLTGTHRKHNHPPHSPV
- the LOC6047836 gene encoding uncharacterized protein LOC6047836 → MDSDFGSACGADPGDQFCRLCFGDEEVNGSMRRLFPEDGRPDREILWKILECTTLKLTFDDDHPAKVCDRCVERMDDFCDYRMQCLRNDKRINGRRLERKRTRNDSCTEQTAPGSPPKRQAHLQSSSTPLVIKAFVEDPLDSFSAEYVDEAEFEDEDGEQQSSAIVKEEYTTADEDRALLEFSLGHMADGANSEEYEESERDQQSGQGGSVKQKKKRTKKILMFEDYAYLLLSSRPKCDSISWACYHRKSLQCGATIGTKANGQVLGHILRSHNHPPEQLTKKALKAVIVHAFRMEEEVYLEDPYEIVRSRMGGDVLLYGGDRYTYSHSRKDGCRIWKCGAHRRCTVSIYMTADGKLFKMSNSEHTLEKILPRFKIAESTPTTSSNASRASLSDVSANIELEFPNPVGSFNYKIVKNNNKRDVLMYEGDRYRFYYKKTNGWTVWRCTVSKACQAMIYQLLDESVAVLGETVHDHLHTIGGKKKRPNSARMVNCPTSEESG